One stretch of Arachis duranensis cultivar V14167 chromosome 1, aradu.V14167.gnm2.J7QH, whole genome shotgun sequence DNA includes these proteins:
- the LOC107489706 gene encoding putative calcium-binding protein CML19, whose amino-acid sequence MKYTQFERVLGYFDEDGDGKISASELRSQLGKMSGEILLEEEVEMAIAALDSDGDGLLSLEDMMNLMEGGEEDEKLKDLKEAFEMYDTDRCGFITPKGLRRMLKKLGESMSVEECQVMISRFDLNGDGMLSFEEFRIMMQ is encoded by the coding sequence ATGAAGTACACACAATTTGAGCGAGTTCTTGGTTACTTCGATGAAGATGGCGACGGTAAGATTTCAGCTTCTGAGCTAAGGAGCCAGCTCGGGAAGATGAGTGGCGAGATTCTGTTGGAGGAGGAGGTGGAGATGGCGATCGCGGCGTTGGATTCGGATGGCGATGGGTTGCTGAGTTTGGAGGATATGATGAATCTCATGGAAGGAGGGGAGGAAGACGAGAAGTTGAAGGATTTGAAGGAAGCTTTTGAGATGTATGACACGGATCGATGTGGGTTCATTACTCCTAAAGGGTTGAGGAGAATGCTGAAAAAGTTGGGAGAATCTATGTCCGTTGAGGAATGCCAAGTTATGATTAGTCGCTTTGATTTGAATGGTGATGGGATGCTTAGCTTTGAAGAATTCAGAATTATGATGCAGTGA